From the genome of Lotus japonicus ecotype B-129 chromosome 6, LjGifu_v1.2, one region includes:
- the LOC130724801 gene encoding uncharacterized protein LOC130724801 yields the protein MDLSQDNLYQVLCHAPAYLLCKFKSVSSEVDFAREPNFCRQQARNMLQQGDMHIFGFLDIAAPFGLDLYHLFDNGPSPGLPIQFLELFNRHWRILNSWNGLVVVEFERIEVTPPTPCLCNPVTGSWALLKSPMEEYDNPHELQMHILIFPTDTHGNDFKLICINGAHSRWGPPYVMKEYNPVKNNWEVLENNIEFGARPLDLDQVAVVNDSLYMMSDNFDYGEEQVWPPSPLPYIVQYSPVEKNGNILPLPAEAIHNPFHGAYRVFKWGSRWTSKESLCLVRYLELTFNLWISEDGQ from the exons ATGGATTTGAGTCAAGATAACCTGTATCAGGTGTTATGCCATGCACCCGCATACCTTCTGTGTAAGTTTAAGAGTGTATCTTCAGAAGTAGATTTTGCGAGGGAGCCTAATTTTTGCCGTCAACAAGCCCGCAACATGCTTCAACAGGGCGACATGCACATTTTCGGTTTCCTTGACATCGCAGCACCTTTCGGGCTGGACCTGTATCATTTATTCGATAATGGTCCTTCACCAGGATTACCAATTCAATTCTTGGAATTATTTAACAGACATTGGAGAATCCTCAATTCCTGGAACGGGTTGGTAGTGGTTGAATTTGAGAGAATAGAAGTAACGCCACCAACGCCGTGCTTATGCAACCCCGTGACCGGTTCATGGGCCCTCCTAAAATCTCCCATGGAAGAGTACGACAATCCTCATGAACTTCAAATGCATATCCTCATCTTTCCAACTGACACACATGGAAACGATTTCAAGTTGATATGCATTAACGGAGCTCACAGTCGGTGGGGTCCCCCATATGTGATGAAGGAATATAACCCCGTTAAAAATAACTGGGAAGTATTGGAAAATAACATTGAGTTCGGGGCTAGGCCGCTCGATCTTGACCAAGTGGCAGTCGTTAATGATAGTTTGTACATGATGTCAGATAATTTCGATTACGGCGAGGAACAGGTTTGGCCGCCGTCTCCATTGCCGTACATAGTGCAATATTCCCCCGTCGAAAAAAATGGTAACATTCTACCTCTCCCTGCTGAGGCTATTCATAATCCTTTTCATGGTGCATACCGGGTCTTCAAATGGGGTAGCCGATGGACGTCAAAAGAGTCTCTATGTCTAGTTCGATATCTCGAATTGACATTTAATCTATGGATCTCTGAAGATG GACAATAG
- the LOC130722277 gene encoding uncharacterized protein LOC130722277: MVGFYHMKGPHVLQFVLDSSSLCLSFKFWKQGGSYVDYPCLVKWERVVSTSFLNARTPLLIPAPVCRKWLPMSQKKVVVIIDDYNIMATIEIRTTRVSRNRNRFIRTLGGTPWYNIVRKLQLSKGQKLVCHFERGTDIIYIRVVEALK; encoded by the exons ATGGTTGGTTTCTACCATATGAAAGGCCCACACGTGTTGCAATTTGTTCTTGATTCATCAAGTCTGTGCCTTTCTTTCAAATTTTGGAAACAAGGAGGATCATATGTGGATTACCCCTGTTTGGTGAAATGGGAAAGGGTGGTATCGACTTCTTTTCTGAATGCTAGGACTCCTCTG CTGATTCCTGCCCCTGTGTGTAGGAAATGGTTACCTATGTCGCAAAAGAAAGTGGTTGTGATCATTGACGATTATAATATTATGGCCACTATTGAAATTCGTACAACCCGGGTCTCCCGAAATAGAAACAGGTTCATTCGAACCTTAGGCGGTACGCCCTGGTATAATattgttcgaaaacttcaactATCAAAAGgacaaaagcttgtttgccacTTTGAACGAGGCACAGATATAATCTACATACGAGTTGTGGAAGCTTTGAAATGA